A genomic stretch from Aedes albopictus strain Foshan chromosome 2, AalbF5, whole genome shotgun sequence includes:
- the LOC115269851 gene encoding uncharacterized protein LOC115269851, with the protein MSGGVIENSVKFCFPLSAPRPTWAEIAAFLKSLDSSVTDMEAVYKMGDDRSLRIKFRNAAAMEDALHKNDGVLKFKYVNGKSVDVRMLPAGVNIQYVRIFDVPPEVTDDDLLAVISKFGKVQRLVREKFPPELGLDHLFTGVRGLFMEVEENIPPTLDVLNWKAIVFYEELRNKCFLCHSEGHRKNTCPQRETQQGKRRTTVAERVACTYAQVVADAGAASEEQKAEEQPEVEEQKGCKNVNEPVYKSEYERNLAENWAKYEAEKRKRQEEYRKNEKSMQRRYKEGLQAKEKAQMEHWEKCEAERKSRQEKYRRDLSRQREAQSVVEQVQSPPKKSSRKQ; encoded by the coding sequence ATGAGTGGAGGAGTGATTGAAAACTCAGTCAAATTTTGTTTCCCCCTGTCCGCACCGCGGCCGACATGGGCGGAAATTGCAGCATTTCTCAAGAGTTTGGATTCAAGTGTGACAGACATGGAAGCTGTCTACAAGATGGGAGATGACAGAAGCCTACGGATCAAGTTCAGGAACGCAGCAGCAATGGAGGACGCCCTGCATAAAAACGATGGAGTACTGAAATTTAAGTATGTCAACGGCAAATCTGTCGATGTCCGGATGCTGCCAGCTGGAGTCAATATTCAGTATGTACGGATCTtcgatgttccgccggaagtgactgACGATGACCTGTTGGCGGTCATAAGCAAATTTGGAAAGGTTCAACGTCTGGTTCGGGAAAAGTTTCCGCCAGAACTAGGTTTGGATCACTTGTTTACTGGCGTACGGGGATTGTTTATGGAAGTCGAGGAAAATATTCCTCCAACACTGGACGTACTTAACTGGAAAGCGATAGTTTTTTATGAGGAGCTCAGAAACAAGTGCTTTTTGTGTCATTCAGAGGGTCATCGGAAGAATACCTGCCCACAACGAGAAACCCAACAAGGAAAACGGAGGACAACGGTAGCGGAAAGGGTGGCGTGCACCTACGCACAAGTCGTGGCTGATGCTGGTGCAGCATCTGAGGAACAGAAAGCGGAAGAACAACCCGAAGTAGAAGAACAGAAAGGATGCAAAAATGTGAATGAACCTGTGTACAAAAGTGAGTACGAGCGGAATTTAGCGGAAAATTGGGCAAAGTACGAAGCAGAGAAACGGAAGCGACAGGAGGAGTATAGAAAGAACGAAAAGTCGATGCAGCGACGGTACAAAGAAGGGCTACAAGCAAAAGAAAAGGCACAAATGGAGCACTGGGAGAAGTGTGAAGCGGAAAGGAAGAGCAGACAGGAGAAATACAGGCGAGATTTATCACGACAGCGAGAAGCTCAATCAGTGGTCGAGCAGGTACAGTCGCCACCTAAGAAGAGCTCTCGCAAGCAGTAG